Proteins encoded within one genomic window of Candidatus Eisenbacteria bacterium:
- a CDS encoding DUF177 domain-containing protein, with amino-acid sequence MGPVRHPAEPFAVSLASIEEGRNRLRLEGTAEDLGISGDELALDGGVVLEGEFYRADRQVEIQGHVRAPAVLSCDLCLEPIHRAIEAPFRLLCEKRGDRDRRSGEQSGAEEVGLLYHDGRTLDLRDEVRQAILLEVPWHPLCRPDCRGLCPSCGSNRNEGECGCPPRTGRGPWDKLRVMVEDGGASPPVPGKKKRSEE; translated from the coding sequence CCGTCTCTCTGGCGAGCATCGAGGAGGGGCGCAACCGCTTGCGCCTGGAGGGGACGGCCGAGGATCTGGGCATCTCCGGGGACGAGCTCGCCCTCGACGGGGGAGTGGTTCTGGAGGGGGAGTTCTATCGGGCGGATCGGCAGGTGGAGATCCAGGGGCACGTTCGGGCTCCGGCCGTCCTCTCCTGCGATCTCTGCCTGGAGCCGATCCACCGGGCGATCGAGGCTCCCTTCCGGCTCCTCTGCGAGAAGAGGGGGGATCGGGACCGGCGGTCGGGCGAACAGAGCGGTGCGGAGGAGGTCGGTCTGTTGTACCATGACGGGCGGACGCTGGACTTGCGGGACGAGGTCCGCCAGGCGATTCTGCTCGAGGTGCCGTGGCATCCCCTCTGCAGACCCGATTGCAGGGGGCTCTGCCCGAGCTGCGGCAGCAACAGGAACGAAGGGGAGTGCGGGTGCCCGCCCAGGACCGGAAGGGGTCCCTGGGACAAGTTGCGTGTGATGGTCGAGGACGGCGGGGCGAGCCCTCCAGTCCCGGGCAAGAAGAAGAGGAGTGAAGAGTAA
- a CDS encoding 50S ribosomal protein L32, producing the protein MALPKRRHSKTRRDKRRANWKMSPPTINRCPECGAARRPHRVCPNPDCGHYRKEKVLGS; encoded by the coding sequence ATGGCACTGCCGAAGCGACGGCATTCGAAGACGAGGCGGGACAAGCGACGCGCCAACTGGAAGATGTCCCCTCCGACGATCAACCGATGCCCTGAGTGTGGGGCGGCGCGCAGACCTCACCGGGTCTGTCCGAATCCCGACTGCGGCCACTACCGCAAGGAAAAGGTGCTGGGCTCCTGA
- the plsX gene encoding phosphate acyltransferase PlsX yields MGGDAAPAVEVAGAIQAAKDLNSAVEIVLVGDEDKIYRHLDRQEARALGIQVHHTSDWVSMEDAAAFSFRRKQDSSIVVAARLLKEGRIDALVSSGNTGAVVTSALLSLGRIPGIDRPAIGVLIPTPTGHTILLDAGANSDCRPAHLFQFALMGKVYAKGVYGVSDPKVGLLNIGEEHSKGSEVAVQAYKLLKEARPQINFIGNVEGRDVLKGTADVVVCDGFTGNVILKFAESVVGMLMQTVKREVPKDLRIRLGAYLLRPVFRRLRARFNYEEYGGAPLMGLNGVCVISHGSSTPLAIKNAIRVAAQSARNRIGDLIKEELDREHARQQAIG; encoded by the coding sequence ATGGGCGGCGATGCCGCCCCCGCTGTCGAGGTGGCCGGAGCCATCCAGGCGGCGAAGGATCTGAACAGCGCGGTGGAGATCGTCCTCGTCGGGGACGAGGACAAGATCTACAGGCACCTCGATCGCCAGGAGGCTCGGGCCCTGGGCATCCAGGTCCACCACACGTCGGACTGGGTCTCGATGGAGGATGCCGCCGCCTTCTCCTTCCGGCGAAAGCAGGACTCGAGCATCGTCGTCGCGGCGCGCCTTCTCAAGGAGGGGCGGATCGATGCGCTCGTCAGTTCGGGCAACACCGGGGCGGTGGTCACATCCGCTCTGCTCTCCCTCGGGAGGATCCCCGGGATCGACCGGCCGGCCATCGGAGTCCTGATCCCGACGCCCACGGGACACACGATTCTCCTCGATGCGGGTGCGAACTCGGACTGCAGGCCGGCCCACCTCTTCCAGTTTGCCCTCATGGGGAAGGTCTATGCGAAGGGGGTCTACGGCGTATCCGATCCCAAGGTCGGGCTGCTGAACATCGGAGAGGAGCACTCGAAGGGCAGCGAGGTCGCCGTCCAGGCCTACAAGCTGCTCAAGGAAGCGCGTCCCCAGATCAACTTCATCGGCAATGTCGAGGGACGGGACGTGCTGAAGGGGACCGCCGATGTCGTCGTCTGCGACGGCTTCACGGGGAACGTGATCCTCAAGTTCGCCGAGAGCGTCGTCGGGATGCTGATGCAGACGGTCAAGCGCGAAGTGCCGAAGGACCTGCGGATCCGACTCGGCGCCTACCTCCTGAGGCCGGTCTTCCGGCGCCTGCGCGCCCGATTCAACTACGAGGAGTACGGCGGCGCCCCTCTGATGGGGCTCAACGGGGTCTGCGTCATCAGCCACGGGAGCTCCACTCCCCTGGCTATCAAGAACGCCATCCGAGTCGCGGCGCAATCGGCACGCAATCGCATCGGCGATCTGATCAAAGAGGAGCTCGATCGTGAGCACGCCAGACAGCAAGCTATCGGTTAG
- a CDS encoding ketoacyl-ACP synthase III, translated as MVSTGSCVPDGVLTNADLEKMVETSDEWIVTRTGIRERRIAPPEIAASDLGLPASKQALEEAGIEPGDLDAIICATVTPDQVFPCLACTLQARLGASRAFAFDVSAACSGFLYSLAVGQAMVASRQADTVLVVGAEVLSRVTNWTDRTTCILLADGAGAAILRPGDEEHRILALTLGADGSYGSLIEMPAGGSRMPATEETARNRLHTIHMKGNEVFKMGVRGMTDACLKVLDEGGYRTSDVALLIPHQANLRILEATAKRLEIPMERVMTNIQRYGNTSAASVPLALDEARKTGRLKSGDLALMVVFGGGLTWGAALVRW; from the coding sequence ATGGTCAGCACCGGCTCCTGCGTGCCCGATGGCGTGCTGACGAACGCCGATCTCGAGAAGATGGTCGAGACATCGGACGAGTGGATCGTCACGCGCACAGGAATCCGCGAGCGGCGGATCGCGCCGCCTGAGATCGCCGCTTCCGACCTCGGGCTTCCCGCCTCGAAGCAGGCTCTCGAGGAGGCGGGAATCGAGCCCGGGGACCTCGACGCCATCATCTGCGCCACGGTCACGCCGGATCAGGTCTTTCCCTGCCTCGCGTGCACGCTCCAGGCCCGGCTCGGGGCCTCGCGCGCCTTCGCCTTCGATGTCAGCGCCGCCTGCTCAGGCTTCCTCTATTCGCTCGCCGTCGGCCAGGCGATGGTCGCCTCGCGACAGGCCGACACCGTCCTGGTCGTCGGGGCGGAGGTCCTCTCGCGGGTCACCAACTGGACCGACAGGACGACGTGCATCCTGCTCGCCGATGGAGCCGGCGCCGCGATCCTGCGCCCGGGTGACGAGGAGCACAGGATCCTCGCCCTCACGCTGGGGGCCGACGGAAGCTACGGCTCGCTGATCGAGATGCCCGCGGGGGGCAGCCGGATGCCCGCGACGGAGGAGACCGCCCGCAACAGGCTCCATACGATCCACATGAAGGGGAACGAGGTCTTCAAGATGGGAGTGCGCGGCATGACCGACGCCTGCCTGAAGGTCCTCGACGAGGGGGGATACAGGACCTCGGATGTCGCCCTCCTGATCCCGCACCAGGCGAACCTCCGCATCCTGGAGGCGACGGCGAAGCGCCTCGAGATCCCCATGGAGCGGGTGATGACCAACATCCAGAGATACGGCAACACGTCCGCGGCCTCGGTTCCCTTGGCTCTCGACGAGGCCCGCAAGACGGGGCGCCTCAAGTCAGGGGATCTGGCTCTGATGGTCGTATTCGGCGGCGGCCTGACCTGGGGCGCGGCCCTGGTGCGCTGGTAG
- the fabD gene encoding ACP S-malonyltransferase: protein MDAGGRTALLFPGQGSQSVGMGRDLAHAYPEARALFDRADEILGFPLSRLCFEGPEAQLRETRNTQPAIFVHSLAALASLGFEPGTDFHAAAGHSLGEYSAYVAAGSLAYDDALRLVRRRGELMYQAGIDRPGTMAAILGMEPERIRGLLEGVTGIVVPANENGPGQVVISGEVAAVQEGMERCKSAGAKRVIPLEVSGAFHSPLMEGAARGLREALAQVRISPARVPVYANASAAPVVEPEEIRASLAAQLLSPVKWETGIRAMLSAGCGRFVEIGPGRVLCGLMRSIDRSATALAAGGAEEIANLKIGGGGS from the coding sequence ATGGACGCGGGCGGCAGGACGGCGCTTCTTTTCCCGGGCCAGGGGTCGCAGTCTGTCGGGATGGGCCGGGATCTGGCCCATGCGTATCCCGAGGCGCGCGCCCTTTTCGATCGCGCCGACGAGATCCTCGGATTCCCCCTCTCCCGCCTCTGTTTCGAGGGGCCGGAAGCTCAACTCCGCGAAACGCGCAACACGCAGCCGGCGATCTTCGTCCACAGCCTCGCTGCCCTCGCGTCGCTCGGGTTCGAGCCGGGGACCGACTTCCATGCGGCCGCCGGCCACAGCCTCGGGGAGTACTCCGCCTACGTCGCGGCGGGATCCCTCGCGTACGACGACGCGCTTCGTCTGGTCCGCCGCAGGGGGGAGCTGATGTACCAGGCGGGGATCGACCGCCCGGGGACGATGGCCGCCATCCTGGGGATGGAGCCGGAGAGGATCCGCGGGCTCCTCGAGGGGGTGACGGGGATCGTCGTCCCGGCGAACGAGAATGGTCCGGGTCAAGTCGTGATCTCGGGGGAAGTCGCGGCCGTCCAGGAGGGAATGGAGCGCTGCAAGAGCGCGGGCGCCAAGCGCGTGATTCCCCTGGAGGTGAGCGGGGCGTTTCACTCCCCTCTCATGGAAGGGGCCGCCAGGGGCTTGCGCGAGGCTTTGGCGCAAGTCAGGATCTCGCCAGCGAGGGTGCCGGTCTACGCCAACGCGTCGGCGGCGCCTGTCGTGGAGCCGGAGGAGATCAGGGCCAGCCTGGCGGCGCAGCTCCTCTCCCCGGTCAAGTGGGAGACCGGCATTCGGGCCATGCTCTCGGCCGGGTGCGGCCGCTTCGTCGAGATCGGCCCGGGCCGGGTCCTTTGCGGCCTGATGCGCAGCATCGATCGCTCGGCGACCGCTCTGGCCGCCGGCGGCGCGGAGGAGATCGCGAACCTGAAGATTGGCGGGGGTGGCTCTTGA
- the fabG gene encoding 3-oxoacyl-[acyl-carrier-protein] reductase yields MSTASAGASRVALVTGGSRGIGRAVSVRLARDGADVVLVDRTGADDGPAVQEIRALGRRCLHVSCDVSDPGQVEAMAERVATEMGKVAILVNNAGITRDNLFIRMQAGDWDDVLAINLRGTFLCSKVFARGMMKDRWGRIVNVTSVVGLTGNKGQANYAASKAGIVGFTKSVAKELAERGITVNAVAPGFIETAMTGALKEEAANALLQRIPMRAFGRPEDVAGAVAFLVSEEARYVTGQVLSVDGGMFMS; encoded by the coding sequence TTGAGCACGGCATCTGCGGGCGCGAGTCGGGTCGCGCTGGTCACGGGCGGAAGCCGCGGCATAGGCCGCGCCGTCTCCGTGAGGCTCGCGCGCGACGGAGCGGATGTCGTCCTGGTGGATCGCACGGGGGCGGACGACGGCCCCGCCGTGCAGGAGATCCGCGCCCTGGGACGCCGCTGCCTGCATGTCTCGTGCGATGTCTCCGATCCGGGGCAGGTGGAGGCGATGGCGGAGCGGGTCGCGACCGAGATGGGAAAGGTCGCGATTCTCGTCAACAACGCCGGCATCACCAGGGACAACCTGTTCATCCGGATGCAGGCCGGGGACTGGGACGATGTCCTGGCGATCAACCTGCGCGGGACCTTCCTCTGCTCGAAGGTCTTCGCAAGGGGGATGATGAAGGATCGGTGGGGCAGGATCGTGAACGTCACATCGGTCGTCGGTTTGACGGGCAACAAGGGCCAGGCGAACTACGCGGCTTCCAAGGCGGGAATCGTCGGCTTCACCAAGTCGGTCGCGAAGGAGCTTGCGGAACGCGGCATCACGGTCAACGCGGTTGCCCCCGGGTTCATCGAGACGGCAATGACAGGAGCGCTCAAGGAGGAGGCGGCGAACGCACTCCTGCAGCGGATTCCGATGCGCGCCTTCGGAAGGCCGGAGGATGTCGCCGGCGCTGTCGCCTTCCTGGTGTCCGAGGAAGCGCGGTACGTGACGGGGCAGGTTTTATCCGTGGACGGCGGGATGTTCATGTCGTGA
- the acpP gene encoding acyl carrier protein yields the protein MENYEQKIRDIIVEQLGVPPEKVTPDASFIDDLGADSLDTVELVMAIEEAFELEIPDEAAEKMERVKDAIQYIKDHLETKG from the coding sequence ATGGAGAACTACGAACAGAAGATCCGGGACATCATCGTCGAGCAGCTCGGCGTCCCACCCGAGAAGGTAACGCCCGATGCTTCCTTCATCGACGATCTGGGAGCCGACTCCCTCGATACGGTCGAACTCGTCATGGCGATCGAGGAGGCCTTCGAACTCGAGATCCCTGATGAGGCGGCTGAGAAGATGGAGCGGGTGAAGGACGCCATCCAGTACATCAAGGACCACCTCGAGACCAAGGGCTAG
- the fabF gene encoding beta-ketoacyl-ACP synthase II: protein MSNRVVITGMGAITPIGLSVAEFWDSLVAGRGGMGPITRFDASKLDVRFAAEVKGFAASEYMEPKEVKRTDLFVQFAMAASRQAVAQAGVDGKVDPHRYGVIIGSGIGGISTLEAQHTILMEKGPSRVSPFFVPMMIIDMASGRISMEFGAKGSNFASVSACASGAHAIGESFRLIRDGELDVIITGGSEAPITPLSMAGFASMKAISARNEDPQRASRPFDRDRDGFVMAEGAGVLVLESHRHAKARGAEILAEMVGYGSTADAYHITAPAPGGDGAARAMDLALRSAGLRPEDVDYINAHGTSTPLNDKFETMAIHTVFGDRAKEIGVSSTKSMTGHLLGAAGGVELIACVQTVRTGAIPPTINYDNPDPECDLDYVPNQMRRAQVRCALSNSLGFGGHNVSLVVRRFEESPA, encoded by the coding sequence ATGTCCAATCGAGTCGTCATCACCGGGATGGGGGCCATCACCCCCATCGGCCTGAGCGTGGCCGAGTTTTGGGATTCGCTCGTCGCGGGTCGAGGAGGGATGGGTCCGATCACCCGATTCGACGCCTCCAAGCTCGACGTCCGATTCGCCGCCGAGGTAAAGGGATTCGCCGCGAGCGAGTACATGGAGCCCAAGGAGGTCAAGCGGACCGATCTGTTCGTCCAGTTCGCGATGGCCGCCTCGAGGCAAGCGGTCGCCCAAGCCGGCGTGGACGGCAAGGTCGATCCCCATCGGTACGGAGTGATCATCGGTTCTGGGATCGGGGGGATCTCGACACTCGAGGCCCAGCATACGATCCTGATGGAGAAGGGCCCTTCGAGGGTGAGCCCCTTCTTCGTCCCGATGATGATCATCGACATGGCGAGCGGGCGAATCTCCATGGAGTTCGGGGCGAAGGGCTCGAACTTCGCCAGCGTCTCGGCCTGCGCGTCGGGCGCCCACGCCATCGGGGAGTCGTTCCGGCTGATCCGCGACGGGGAGCTCGACGTGATCATCACGGGAGGATCGGAAGCGCCGATCACCCCGCTGTCGATGGCGGGATTCGCCTCCATGAAGGCGATCTCCGCGCGAAACGAGGATCCCCAGCGGGCGAGCCGTCCCTTCGATCGCGACCGCGACGGCTTCGTCATGGCGGAGGGGGCGGGCGTTCTGGTCCTCGAGAGCCATCGACACGCGAAGGCCCGCGGAGCGGAGATCCTGGCGGAGATGGTCGGCTACGGCTCGACCGCGGACGCCTATCACATCACGGCTCCCGCCCCGGGGGGCGACGGCGCCGCCAGGGCGATGGATCTGGCCCTCCGCTCGGCGGGCCTGCGACCGGAGGATGTGGACTACATCAACGCCCACGGGACTTCAACGCCCCTGAACGACAAGTTCGAGACGATGGCCATCCACACGGTCTTCGGAGACCGGGCGAAGGAGATCGGCGTCTCCTCGACGAAGTCGATGACGGGGCATCTCCTGGGCGCGGCCGGCGGCGTCGAGCTGATCGCATGCGTCCAGACGGTGAGAACCGGGGCCATTCCTCCGACGATCAACTACGACAATCCCGACCCGGAGTGCGACCTCGACTATGTGCCGAATCAGATGCGTCGCGCCCAGGTTCGCTGCGCCCTCTCGAACTCGCTTGGGTTCGGCGGTCACAATGTGAGCCTGGTGGTCCGCCGGTTCGAGGAATCTCCGGCGTAG
- the rnc gene encoding ribonuclease III, giving the protein MRFSLVWWRKGSPERREGDVAGAIAAFERKAGVRFRDRDTLGQALTHRSFLGNNSGDPARSNERLEFLGDAVLELVVIEHLYEHYPVDREGELTKKKSLLVSKGVLAHRAEEMGLGDFILLSESERESGGAERTSILADAFEAVVGAIYVDRGLATVRRFIHDQLLLTAPAILEDQANLNYKSLLQEHVQAQFKTHPRYRVVTEVGPDHMKLFTVEVSVRGGLLGRGQGRTKKEAEQDAAGDALRRIQGGEGRPSSAQAEGERGEQAPV; this is encoded by the coding sequence ATGCGGTTCTCCCTGGTCTGGTGGCGAAAGGGATCGCCCGAGAGGCGAGAGGGCGATGTCGCCGGGGCCATCGCCGCCTTCGAGCGCAAGGCCGGAGTCCGATTCCGCGACCGGGACACGCTGGGGCAGGCGCTGACCCACCGTTCCTTTCTCGGCAACAACAGCGGCGACCCCGCCCGCTCCAACGAACGACTGGAGTTCCTCGGAGACGCGGTCCTCGAGTTGGTCGTCATCGAGCACCTCTACGAGCACTACCCCGTGGACCGCGAGGGCGAGCTCACCAAGAAGAAGTCGCTTCTGGTCAGCAAGGGCGTCCTGGCCCATCGCGCCGAGGAGATGGGGCTGGGGGACTTCATCCTGCTGAGCGAGAGCGAGCGCGAGTCGGGCGGCGCCGAGCGGACCTCGATTCTCGCCGACGCGTTCGAGGCGGTCGTGGGGGCGATCTACGTGGACCGCGGCCTCGCCACGGTCCGTCGATTCATCCACGACCAGCTCCTGCTGACGGCCCCTGCGATCCTGGAGGACCAGGCGAATCTCAACTACAAGAGCCTGCTACAGGAGCATGTCCAGGCCCAGTTCAAGACCCATCCCCGCTACCGCGTCGTGACCGAGGTCGGCCCCGACCACATGAAGCTCTTCACGGTCGAGGTCTCCGTCCGCGGAGGCCTGCTCGGCAGGGGACAGGGGAGAACCAAGAAGGAGGCCGAGCAGGATGCGGCCGGGGATGCGCTCCGCCGCATCCAGGGTGGGGAGGGCAGGCCCTCCTCAGCGCAGGCGGAAGGAGAGAGAGGCGAGCAGGCGCCGGTCTGA